A region from the Candidatus Binatia bacterium genome encodes:
- a CDS encoding RnfABCDGE type electron transport complex subunit D, translating into MADPRLYQIGTLAVLLVYGIGWLEFDITPVRAALILASVLGTQWLCDRLSGSPARFASTSRSALISGLSLCLLVRTNDPALACAAGVIAVASKFLIRIRGKHVFNPTNGALVAMLLLTGNVWVSPGQWGAAAFFAFLMACAGSLVVTRAARSDVTLAFIACYGALVIGRSLYLGEPMTIPLHRLESGGFLLFSFFMISDPKTTPDSRAGRICFAALVAATAWYVQFRLFRTNGVLWSLAAWSLAVPALDRLLPAARYIWASAPAPSRSTATTTGADSPLTSRAA; encoded by the coding sequence ATGGCCGATCCGCGCCTGTATCAGATTGGTACGCTCGCTGTCCTGCTCGTCTATGGAATAGGGTGGCTCGAATTCGACATCACCCCCGTGCGCGCGGCGCTCATCCTGGCGAGCGTGCTGGGCACGCAGTGGTTGTGCGATCGGCTCAGCGGATCGCCCGCGCGGTTCGCATCGACGTCGCGTAGCGCGCTCATCTCGGGGCTGTCGCTGTGTCTCCTGGTGCGGACGAACGACCCTGCCCTGGCCTGCGCGGCCGGAGTCATTGCCGTCGCCAGCAAATTCCTGATCCGCATCCGCGGCAAGCACGTTTTCAATCCCACCAACGGCGCCCTCGTGGCGATGCTGCTGCTGACCGGGAACGTGTGGGTCTCGCCAGGTCAATGGGGAGCCGCCGCGTTCTTCGCGTTCCTGATGGCGTGCGCCGGCTCGCTGGTCGTCACGCGCGCGGCGCGATCGGACGTGACGCTGGCGTTCATCGCCTGCTACGGCGCGCTCGTCATCGGTCGCTCGCTGTACCTCGGCGAGCCGATGACGATTCCCCTTCATCGCCTCGAGAGCGGCGGGTTCCTGCTCTTCAGCTTCTTCATGATTTCCGATCCGAAGACCACTCCCGATTCGCGCGCCGGACGGATCTGCTTTGCCGCGCTGGTCGCGGCGACTGCGTGGTACGTGCAGTTCCGGCTGTTCCGGACGAACGGCGTGCTCTGGTCGCTGGCGGCATGGTCGCTGGCAGTGCCGGCCCTCGATCGCCTGCTGCCGGCGGCGCGCTACATCTGGGCGTCTGCACCGGCGCCTTCGCGTTCCACGGCAACCACGACAGGCGCGGACAGTCCGCTGACGAGCCGCGCGGCCTGA